Genomic segment of Oceanispirochaeta sp.:
CAGGTTGGAAAGCGAAGATTTTCAGTTCAATTGTTTTCATATTCAAAATGCCGATACGCCACCCCATTGGCATAATCATACGGAGATCATTTTCATCAAACAGGGGAATTGCTCAATTTATATAAACGGGACTGCTTTTATGTGCAGTGAAGGAGATATCATATTAGTTCCTCACGGTTGTTTGCACAGTATTCTCTGCAACACACATTCTGTATACATCGCCATAGTAATAGGGGATACTCTATTTTCATCTATGGTGGCCGACTCTCATATTAATAGATCTCTGAGACCGTTTTTTTCTGATAATACCTATGAGCCTATACAGCTGAGTAAGCAGAGTAAGTCCTACTGCAGATTTTTATCGCTGATTGTATCCATTATAGATGAGGAGAGTAATCAAAAAAACAGTTATGAAATGATTGTCAAGGTTGAACTATGTCGGTTTTTTTCAGATCTAACGCGGGAATTTCCTGAGTTATTATTTGTTACACCAATTCAACAGAGTTCTGTCATTTTAAAAATGAAAAAAGCCATTGAGTATATTTTCATACATTACAGTGATAAAATAAGCATTTCGTTTATGGCCAGATATTCAAATATGAGTGATCAGCACTTCTGTCGTTTGTTCAAATCTTATACGGGAAAAACATTCATTGATTTTCTATCAGATTATCGATTGGAGCAGTCAAACCTTTTACTCAAAACAACTGATCTGCCCATCACCGGAATTCCTGAGCTTGTGGGATTCTGCAACGTGAATTATTATTCCAGAGTTTATAAAAAGAAATACGGATATCCGCCATCATTTGTCAGGAAAGGGAGAGCGAATCTTTAACTCATCCGTTCATTTCTCATGCAGTTTTTCTTAATGTAGAAGGTACACATCACATACATCATTTACAAAACTTCTCATTGCTGAAAAGCTTTAATCTCTTACCCAGAGGGTTTATACATACCAGGAAGAGGACTCGGTCTTCAGTCTGCAAAATTCTATTCCTATCAAGGCAATGAAATCGCCTTGGTGATCTTTTGGCTCAGGGCCGAAGGGCCTGCAATCTTCTTTCGACCCGCCTCCGAGATTAAATCGGCATCCCTGCCTATTTCCCCTCAAGATATAATATCCTACCGAGGCAATACCCTTCGGCCTTTACTTGTTGATCACCCGGGCAATGTTATTGCCCGGGTAGGTTTATACAGTATTGTCCTGGTAGGTTTATACAGTATTGTCCTGGTAGGTTTATATAGCATTGCCTCGGTGTTTTGTTTGCCAAAGGCCTAAGGAATTAGGGTGTATTTATGCTACCGAGGTCCATTTAGGACCTCGGTGATTATTCTGTATAGGCCTAAGGAATTAGGGTGGATTTATGCTACCGAAGTCCATTTAGGACCTCGGTGATTATTCTGTATAGGCCTAAGGGTCTGGAAGAGGACTCGCTTTCTACTCGTCGGCATCATGCCGTCTCGTTCCAGGCCCTCCTTCAGATCTAAAAGGACGTCCTGTAATAATTAATAAAAGTTGACAAATATAGTCAATCGAATTATTCTATTCAGGATAACAAGTTACTAAGCTTTCAATTTTCTCTGTATCAAATCAAATGATGCGCCACAGCAGTTGTGTGAGCACATCATACAAGGTGGAAACCATGAGATATAGAGAGCCTTTTACAGTATTCCCGAGAAAGATGAAA
This window contains:
- a CDS encoding helix-turn-helix domain-containing protein, translating into MDLISIENYENTRLESEDFQFNCFHIQNADTPPHWHNHTEIIFIKQGNCSIYINGTAFMCSEGDIILVPHGCLHSILCNTHSVYIAIVIGDTLFSSMVADSHINRSLRPFFSDNTYEPIQLSKQSKSYCRFLSLIVSIIDEESNQKNSYEMIVKVELCRFFSDLTREFPELLFVTPIQQSSVILKMKKAIEYIFIHYSDKISISFMARYSNMSDQHFCRLFKSYTGKTFIDFLSDYRLEQSNLLLKTTDLPITGIPELVGFCNVNYYSRVYKKKYGYPPSFVRKGRANL